The nucleotide window ATGCAGCGCCACACCCCGGCGCTCCAGCAAGGAAAGCGACGCTCGGCATGAATGCACTCTGGCTGGTACCCAGCGAAGGATCGGACACAACGGCACCGGTATCCGTCATCCGTCTGGTCCTGCCGCAAGGCGAGCACATCACGGAGGAGATAGCGGATACTTTTGCGCAGCGTGCCCGTACGGAGGCCAGCGGCGTCCTGACACCGATCCTGCTTGACATCACCGGAGTCGCGTCGATCAGTCGCGAGGCGCGTGCCGTTCTCAGCCGCTCCCGCTCGGCATCGGCCATCGCGGTGGTGGGAGCGAGCGCGGTGGACAGGGTGCTCGCGAATTTCCTCCTTGGAGGCGAGCCACCGCCGTGTCCCACCCGCTACTTCGGTGACGAAGATAGGGCCGTCGCCTGGCTGCTGGAACCTGCAGATGACCGCTGACGGCGGGGATCCCCGCCTGGCGATGCTGGTCGACGGCATCGTGAAGTTGTCCCGGGGAGACCTCAGCAGCAGGATGACGCCCTCACCGGTGCGCGATGATGTCGACGCCGTCATCACCGGCGTCAACCTCCTGGCTGAAGAACTCGAACTGGTGTATAGGCAGTTCGAAAAACGCGTGGAGAACCGCACGGCCATGCTTCACCAGGCTCATCTGGACATGAAGCGGATGGCGATGACCGACGCGCTGACCGGGCTGTCCAACCGAGTGGACCTCGTCGAGAAAATCGAGCAGTCCCTCTCCGGACAACAGGATGGCAATCCTCCGCCGGCGCTGCTGCTTCTCGACCTCGATTCATTCAAGAATGTCAACGACCGCTTCGGGCACGACGCCGGCGACGACGTCCTGCGCGAAGTTGCGGAGCGCCTTCGTGGAGTTGTCAGGGCGACCGACACCGTGGCTCGCCTGGGCGGCGACGAATTCGCTATCCTGGTCACCCAATCAACCATGGAGATCGCCCTCGGTGTAGCCAACCGCGCCTTGGAAGTGCTCGCGAAAAGCATCGACGTGGACGAGTTCAGCGTGCATCCACGCGCCAGCATAGGTTTGCGCCTCGCTACCGCTGACCACACCGCCGAATCCCTGCTGTATGAAGCCGACACGGCAATGTACGCGGCGAAGAACGAGGGTCGCAGCATCATCAAGACCTTCGAACCGGTCATGCTCTACGACCGGCAGCTCCGCACGCTGATGGCCTCGGAACTGCGCGACGCCATCGGGACGGACCAGCTGTGCGTGCACTATCAACCGATCGTGAACCTGCGCGACGGGTCGGTCAACGGGGTGGAAGTTCTGGTGCGCTGGAACCACCCAACCCGCGGTCTGATTCCTCCGGACTCGTTCATTCCGCTTGCGGAAGAGATCGGTGCCATTTCCGAACTCGACCGGTGGGTCATGGCCACGGCCCTTCAGCAGTATGCGATCTGGCGGGCGGCGCTGCTGGTACCCGAGGATTTCCAGGTGCGCGTCAATATCTCGGCGATCGAGCTGCGCCAGCTCGATATGGTGGATTTTGTCCGCGGACTGCTCAAACGCATGTCTGTACCCCCGCCCTCACTTGTCATCGAGATCACCGAATCCGCATTGGTCAGCGGCGGCGAGGTGGAAACATACTCGCTGCTGAGCCTCAAGCAGCTTGGCGTGTGCATTGAGATCGACGATTTCGGCACGGGTTACTCGTCGATCAGCTACCTGCGCAATCTACCGGTCGACATGGTGAAGGTGGACCGCTCCATCCTTCGCGAACCCGCAACGGGATCATGGCAGCCCGAGTTTGTGGCAGCTGTCTTCCAGCTCATCCGGGCGGCCGGCCTCGGAGCAGTGTTCGAGGGCATCGAGACCCACGAACAGGCTGATTTCCTGCGCTCCCTCGGCGAGATCAGCGGGCAGGGCTACTACTTCAGCAGGCCGCTTCCCGAGCCCGGGATCACGGAGCTGCTGCGCTCAGGCAAGGCGCTCCCGCTCGGTCCGGCGATGCAGAGCTGAAAAATGCATGAGGCCCGGCCTTCCTGATCGGAAGCCGGGCCTGATGCTGTTCAGAAGCCGCTACACGAGGCGGGTCATCCAGCCGTGCGGATCCTCGACCTTGCCTGTCTGGATGCCCAGGAGTTGTTCACGGATACTCATGGTGACCTCGCCCGCCGAGGGATTCGGCGCGCTGATGACCTCCTCGCCGTCCTTCAGCTCGCCGATCGGTGTGATGACTGCTGCGGTGCCGCAGGCGAACACCTCCGCGATATCGCCGTTGCCCACGCCGTCGCGCCACTCATCAAGGGTGATGGTGCGCTCCTGCACCTGAAGGCCGCGGTCCTTTGCCAGCTGGATGATCGATGAACGGGTAATACCCTCAAGGATGGTCCCGCTCAATGCCGGCGTGACCAGAGTGCCGTCCTTGAAGACGAAGAAGACGTTCATGCCACCGAGTTCCTCGACGGCATTGTCGTTGAACTGGTCAAGGAAGAGCACCTGCTTGCAGCCGTGCGCCTCTGCCTCCAGCTGCGCTGCGAGCGAGGCCGCGTAGTTGCCTCCACATTTGGCGGCGCCCGTACCGCCACGTCCTGCGCGCGCGTAATTCCGGGAGACCCAGATCGACACCGGGGCCAGTTCCCCACCGAAGTAGTTGGCCGCAGGCGAGGCGATCACCCGGTAGGAAACCTCACGGGCGGGACGCACACCGAGGAACGCTTCGGTGGCGATCATGAACGGGCGCAGGTAGAGGCTCTCACCGTCGCGGGTAGGCACCCACTCCTGGTCAGCGGCAACGAGCTGGCGCAGGGACTCCAGGAATATCTCTTCGGGCAACTGCGGAAGTGCAAGCCGCGCAGCGGAACGATTGAGCCGCGCCGCATTTGCCTCCGGCCGGAAGGTCCAGATGGAACCGTCAGCGTGACGGTACGCCTTCATGCCTTCGAAGATCTCCTGCCCGTAATGCAGCACGGCAGCTGCCGGATCCATGGCGATGGGCCCATACGCTTCCAGGCGCGCGTCCGACCATCCGCCGACACCCTCCGTATCAACAGCGAAATCCACCACCGCAGTGTGGTCGGTGAAGTGGTTGCCGAACCCGGGGTTGGCGAGAATAGCCTCCCGGTCCGCCTCCGACCTCGGGCTGGCCGACGGGTACTGGGCGAATTCCAGCTGCGTAGCTGTCATGGTTCCTCCACGGTTACCTGCCCTCCGTATGCGCTACGAAAGACACAATCGTGCCTGGCGGTGATCCCGAACGGGATACGCACTCACGATCACTTGAGTTAATGGTTCCTAACCAGCTTAGGACACTGCGGCGGCAATCGCATCGCCAATTTCAGCGGTGGTGCGTGGCGCGCCTGACCGGGTGGCGACGTCGTTCTCCACCGCCGCCTCGATCCGCTCCGCCTGCTCACTGAAACCGAGGTGGCGCAGCAGCAGGGCTGCCGAAAGGATCGCTGCAGTCGGGTCAGCCTTCTGCTGTCCCGCGATGTCCGGGGCGGAACCATGCACCGGCTCGAACATCGAAGGCGCCGTGCGGTCCATGTTGATGTTGCCGGAGGCAGCCAGGCCGATACCCCCGGTGACGGCGGCGGCGAGGTCCGTGATGATGTCGCCGAAGAGGTTGTCGGTCACGATGACATCGAAACGCGAGGGATCCGTCACCAGGAAGATCATGGCCGCATCGACGTGCAGGTAGTCGTGGGTAACCTGCGGGAACTCGACTGCCACGGCCTCGACGGTGCGCTTCCACAGATGGCCCGCGTGCACCAGCACGTTGTGCTTGTGTACCAGGGTGAGGTGCTTCCGCGGTCGCTCGCTCGCCCTGCGGAAAGCGTCGCGGACCACGCGTTCAACGCCGTGCGCGGTGTTCACGGAAACCTCAGTGGCTATTTCATGGGGTGTGCCCGTGCGCAGGGCTCCACCGTTGCCCACATACGGTCCTTCGGTTCCCTCCCGCACCACCACGAAGTCGATCTCGCCGGGATCGGCAAGCGGGCTCGGTACGCCGGGGTAGAGGCGTGAGGGACGGAGGTTGACATAGTGGTCAAGGCTGAAACGGAGTTTGAGCAGCATTTCGCGCTCGATGAGCCCCGAAGGGATGCGGGTATCTCCCGGGGCGGCACCGACGGCACCGAAGAGGATGGCGTCGTGGGTGCGCAAACGGTCCAGCACCTCCTCCGAGAGTGTCTCCCCCGTGGTCAGCCAGTGCTCGGCACCGAGCTTGTAATCCGTCAGGGTCAGTTCCGCGTCCGCGGCAGCTGTTGCTGCGCGCAGCACCTTGACCGCCTCGGTAATGACCTCCGGTCCGATGCCGTCACCGGGGATCACTGCCACATTGATGCTGGATGAAGTCATGGGATCAGCCTAGGCAACCATCCCGCATCACGGACAATCGAGTCCCGGATAGTGAGACGGTGATACTGGGCTGTCACCGTACAGCCATTCCGCAGCCCCCGCCGCGGACAATAGGACAATGAACACAGATTCCGGTCCTGCGGGCGATTTCACGTGGGAAGGCTATAACTGGCTCAAGCGTTCGTGGACCGGCGGTCCGCACTACAACGGCAGTTTCGATCCGGCCAATGTCAGTGAGCCGGACGCGAACGGGCGGGTCAGCCTTGCCCTCACCAATCCGTCAGGTAATGCACCCGTAGCGGCGGAGTTCCAGTCCACCCGTCGCGGCTTTGGCTACGGCACATACAGCGCTGGAGTCGAGCGGAACCTGCAGACGTTACAGAAGGAAGTGGTGTGGGGATGCATGTTCACTTATGACCCCGATGCTGCTCCCGGCCACAACGAGATCGATGTCTGCGAAGCGTCCGCGTGGGGCGGGTCGCGTCCGGTCCGGCAGGGGCATGGTTATTGGTTCGACGCGACCAAGCCGGCCGGAATCGGCAGCACTGTTGTCAATTTCGACGTCACGCCGGACCCCGTACTCACTCACCGGCTGGTCTGGGAGCCCGGCAGGCTGACCTATGAGACGTTCGCCGGCGAGGGATACTCCGGCACCCTGCTCAAACGCACCGTCCTGGAGGGTGCCACCGTTCCCGTTCCGGCACGCGAGGCGGTCCACTTCAACCTGTGGGTCACCGGCGGCGGGGGTGGGTACCCGAACCAGGTCCGGCCGGAGCAGGTGACACTCCGCGACTTCTCCTTCACGCCCCGGACAACCGAACCGATGCTGCCGGCTCCTACGACGCGCGTCCGGTAACTCCACCCCTGGGGCGATGTCCGCTGCCGTTGCCCACCCTAGAGTTGGACATTATGGATGCGCACCACCGGTTGGCCCGCTGGCTACGGGAGAACCAAGGGACAGTCGACCGCGTTGTGGCGGGAGCGGCATTCGTCCTGTTGGCGCTGCCATACGTTCTCCTCGATTCACCCGTCGAGTTCGTTGTCTCGACGGCGCTTGTCATCCCCCTGGCCTGGCGGCGCAGCCGGACCGTCGCTGCCGCATCGGCGGTCGCGGCGGTGTCCATCAGCCAGCTCCTCATCAACCAGCCGCCGGTTGCGGCCCAGATCAGTGTCCTCGTCATGGTGTATGCGCTCGCTGCCTACGGCCCACGGTGGGCAAGCCTGGGCGGTGTGGGTGTTGCTGCCTTCGGCATGGTGGCCGGCGTTGCACAGTTTGGGCTGAACCAGTACCAGACCGGAGTCGCAGCGCTGCCCCTGTACGCGTTGTACATCTTCTTCGCCGTTGCAGTGGTGCTGCTGTGCTGGGCGTTCGGTGACCTTGCCCGAAACCGCAGGCTGGCGCTGCAGGCGCTGCAGGACCGCGCCCGCCGGCTTGAGATTGAGCACCAACAGGAACGCGACCTCGCGGCCGCCGATGAACGCAGCCACATTGCCCGTGAGATGCATGACATCGTCGCCCATTCGCTCTCGGTCATGATTGCGCAGGCGGACGGGGCCCGTTACGCCGGCGCTGCAGACCCCGCCGTCGCTACCTCCACCCTCGGCACGATCGCGGAGACCGGCAGGGCGTCGCTGCGCGAGATGCGCCGGCTGCTCGGTGTGTTGAGGAACGACGA belongs to Arthrobacter tumbae and includes:
- a CDS encoding DUF7793 family protein; the encoded protein is MNALWLVPSEGSDTTAPVSVIRLVLPQGEHITEEIADTFAQRARTEASGVLTPILLDITGVASISREARAVLSRSRSASAIAVVGASAVDRVLANFLLGGEPPPCPTRYFGDEDRAVAWLLEPADDR
- a CDS encoding putative bifunctional diguanylate cyclase/phosphodiesterase codes for the protein MTADGGDPRLAMLVDGIVKLSRGDLSSRMTPSPVRDDVDAVITGVNLLAEELELVYRQFEKRVENRTAMLHQAHLDMKRMAMTDALTGLSNRVDLVEKIEQSLSGQQDGNPPPALLLLDLDSFKNVNDRFGHDAGDDVLREVAERLRGVVRATDTVARLGGDEFAILVTQSTMEIALGVANRALEVLAKSIDVDEFSVHPRASIGLRLATADHTAESLLYEADTAMYAAKNEGRSIIKTFEPVMLYDRQLRTLMASELRDAIGTDQLCVHYQPIVNLRDGSVNGVEVLVRWNHPTRGLIPPDSFIPLAEEIGAISELDRWVMATALQQYAIWRAALLVPEDFQVRVNISAIELRQLDMVDFVRGLLKRMSVPPPSLVIEITESALVSGGEVETYSLLSLKQLGVCIEIDDFGTGYSSISYLRNLPVDMVKVDRSILREPATGSWQPEFVAAVFQLIRAAGLGAVFEGIETHEQADFLRSLGEISGQGYYFSRPLPEPGITELLRSGKALPLGPAMQS
- a CDS encoding branched-chain amino acid aminotransferase; the encoded protein is MTATQLEFAQYPSASPRSEADREAILANPGFGNHFTDHTAVVDFAVDTEGVGGWSDARLEAYGPIAMDPAAAVLHYGQEIFEGMKAYRHADGSIWTFRPEANAARLNRSAARLALPQLPEEIFLESLRQLVAADQEWVPTRDGESLYLRPFMIATEAFLGVRPAREVSYRVIASPAANYFGGELAPVSIWVSRNYARAGRGGTGAAKCGGNYAASLAAQLEAEAHGCKQVLFLDQFNDNAVEELGGMNVFFVFKDGTLVTPALSGTILEGITRSSIIQLAKDRGLQVQERTITLDEWRDGVGNGDIAEVFACGTAAVITPIGELKDGEEVISAPNPSAGEVTMSIREQLLGIQTGKVEDPHGWMTRLV
- a CDS encoding 3-isopropylmalate dehydrogenase → MTSSSINVAVIPGDGIGPEVITEAVKVLRAATAAADAELTLTDYKLGAEHWLTTGETLSEEVLDRLRTHDAILFGAVGAAPGDTRIPSGLIEREMLLKLRFSLDHYVNLRPSRLYPGVPSPLADPGEIDFVVVREGTEGPYVGNGGALRTGTPHEIATEVSVNTAHGVERVVRDAFRRASERPRKHLTLVHKHNVLVHAGHLWKRTVEAVAVEFPQVTHDYLHVDAAMIFLVTDPSRFDVIVTDNLFGDIITDLAAAVTGGIGLAASGNINMDRTAPSMFEPVHGSAPDIAGQQKADPTAAILSAALLLRHLGFSEQAERIEAAVENDVATRSGAPRTTAEIGDAIAAAVS
- a CDS encoding glycoside hydrolase family 16 protein; amino-acid sequence: MNTDSGPAGDFTWEGYNWLKRSWTGGPHYNGSFDPANVSEPDANGRVSLALTNPSGNAPVAAEFQSTRRGFGYGTYSAGVERNLQTLQKEVVWGCMFTYDPDAAPGHNEIDVCEASAWGGSRPVRQGHGYWFDATKPAGIGSTVVNFDVTPDPVLTHRLVWEPGRLTYETFAGEGYSGTLLKRTVLEGATVPVPAREAVHFNLWVTGGGGGYPNQVRPEQVTLRDFSFTPRTTEPMLPAPTTRVR
- a CDS encoding sensor histidine kinase, which translates into the protein MDAHHRLARWLRENQGTVDRVVAGAAFVLLALPYVLLDSPVEFVVSTALVIPLAWRRSRTVAAASAVAAVSISQLLINQPPVAAQISVLVMVYALAAYGPRWASLGGVGVAAFGMVAGVAQFGLNQYQTGVAALPLYALYIFFAVAVVLLCWAFGDLARNRRLALQALQDRARRLEIEHQQERDLAAADERSHIAREMHDIVAHSLSVMIAQADGARYAGAADPAVATSTLGTIAETGRASLREMRRLLGVLRNDDDAPTRPLPSLADVPDLIETVRQAGLDVALTQLGTPRRQLATGAELTVYRVIQEALTNVLKHAGPRASASVSLSWTGKGLEVAVDDDGRGAASDGGILDGNHAHPGQGIRGMTERLKLYDGTVETGPRGGGGFEVHALIPYTEA